From Vitis vinifera cultivar Pinot Noir 40024 chromosome 14, ASM3070453v1, a single genomic window includes:
- the LOC100254241 gene encoding uncharacterized protein LOC100254241 yields MDWSHLQMQECPSFNSYSSDRLADVAAKVGEEECASDDRRVDEDNFEFTFVSTGEVLRETQIGPVFPVFNRDLLVEDGEAKTLRFPLKKLFMEERDGMSSSSSDADELEGIPEGTYCVWQPKKVPDTPERCKKSSSTGSASKRWRFRDLLRRSNSEGKDSFVFLTPSKREEKAEITDKSDHSKETRNSVHAKTNVAGKAKPKVISGEKASPHEIFYMKNRAMKEGDKRQSFLPYRRDLVGFFANVSRMNKSFPL; encoded by the coding sequence ATGGATTGGAGCCATCTTCAAATGCAGGAATGCCCTAGCTTCAACAGTTACTCGTCCGATAGGCTTGCCGACGTGGCGGCCAAGGTGGGCGAAGAGGAGTGTGCGAGTGACGATCGGAGAGTTGATGAGGATAATTTCGAGTTCACTTTCGTTTCGACGGGTGAGGTGTTGCGTGAAACTCAGATCGGCCCGGTTTTCCCGGTTTTCAACCGCGACCTTTTGGTGGAGGACGGTGAGGCGAAGACTCTGAGGTTTCCGCTGAAGAAATTGTTCATGGAGGAGCGGGATGGTATGTCTTCCTCGTCGTCGGACGCGGACGAGTTGGAGGGAATTCCAGAGGGAACGTACTGTGTCTGGCAGCCGAAGAAGGTGCCGGACACGCCGGAAAGGTGTAAGAAGAGCAGTTCGACTGGATCGGCGTCGAAGCGGTGGAGGTTCCGAGATTTACTCCGGCGAAGTAACAGCGAGGGTAAGGATTCCTTCGTGTTCCTCACTCCTTCCAAAAGAGAAGAGAAGGCGGAAATAACTGACAAATCTGATCACTCGAAGGAAACGAGGAACTCCGTCCACGCGAAGACCAACGTCGCCGGAAAAGCAAAGCCCAAGGTAATCTCCGGCGAAAAAGCGTCACCTCACGAAATATTCTACATGAAGAATCGAGCCATGAAGGAAGGAGATAAGAGACAGTCATTTCTGCCGTACAGGCGAGATCTAGTAGGCTTTTTCGCTAATGTGAGCCGGATGAACAAGAGCTTTCCTCTCTAA
- the LOC100252584 gene encoding phosphoglucan phosphatase LSF1, chloroplastic isoform X2, which produces MALYPLQLSSSRALHQSSFLGPFSASSWGRDFLCFPNATAAVTSSKKAIARVYAMSSDTSSSFKMNLNEYMVTLEKPLGIRFALSADGKVFVHALKKGGNAEKSRIIMVGDTLKKASDSPDGGLVEIKDYGDTQKMLEQKTGSFSLVLERPFSPFPIQQLHLMSDLDILFNRGRVPVATWNKTILASNLQTCSDGGGNSGFVTFSPKFITSQGWKFLMGQNGDVNSKMQRNILSPPISQLVCIFSEEESGDVEWAHGSFPLDEYIKALDRSKGELYYNHSLGMRYSKITEQIYVGSCIQTEADVETLSNAGITAILNFQSGIEAENWGINSRSINESCQKFNILMINYPIREVDSYGMRKKLPFCVGLLLRLLKKNHRVFVTCTTGFDRSPACVVAYLHWMTDTSLHAAYNFVTGLHSCRPDRPAIAWATWDLIAMVEKGKHDGPATHAVTFVWNGHEGEEVFLVGDFTANWKEPIKAVHKGGSRYEVEVRLTQGKYYYKFITNGQWRHSTASPTERDERANVNNVIVVGDIASVRPSIQQQKKVSAFCFVHGLQCCKGD; this is translated from the exons ATGGCTCTTTATCCTCTTCAGCTCTCCAGTTCCAGAGCTCTTCATCAATCTTCATTCCTCGGCCCTTTCTCCGCCTCTTCTTGGGGCAGAGATTTCTTGTGCTTCCCCAATGCAACTGCCGCTGTTACTTCGTCGAAAAAGGCGATTGCTAGGGTTTATGCAATGTCGAGTGACACTTCTTCTTCGTTCAAGATGAATCTGAATGAGTATATGGTCACTCTTGAGAAACCGCTCGGTATTCGGTTCGCTCTCTCCGCGGACGGCAAAGTCTTTGTCCATGCTCTTAAGAAAGGG ggAAATGCAGAGAAGTCGAGAATAATTATGGTAGGGGACACTTTGAAAAAGGCAAGTGACTCGCCTGATggtggccttgttgagatcaaAGACTATGGTGATACACA GAAGATGCTGGAGCAGAAAACAGGATCTTTTAGTCTCGTTCTTGAGAGGCCCTTCTCTCCTTTTCCAATTCAACAACTGCATCTAATGAGTGatcttgatattttatttaatagagGTCGTGTTCCTGTTGCCACTTGGAACAAAACTATATTGGCATCAAATTTGCAAACATGTTCTGACGGTGGTGGGAATTCTGGGTTTGTCACATTTTCACCAAAGTTTATAACTTCCCAAGGATGGAAGTTTCTGATGGGTCAAAATGGGGATGTTAACTCGAAAATGCAGAGAAACATTCTCTCTCCACCCATCAGCCAACTTGTTTGTATTTTTTCAGAGGAAGAGTCTGGAGATGTTGAATGGGCTCATGGGAGCTTTCCACTGGATGAATATATTAAGGCACTGGATCGTTCTAAAGGCGAACTATATTATAATCACTCTCTTGGTATGCGTTACAGTAAG ATTACAGAGCAAATATACGTAGGATCATGCATCCAAACCGAAGCCGATGTGGAAACTTTGTCAAATGCA GGAATCACTGCCATACTGAATTTCCAGAGTGGAATTGAAGCAGAAAATTGGGGAATCAATTCCAGATCAATCAATGAGTCATGCCAAAAATTCAATATCCTTATGATCAACTATCCTATTAG GGAGGTTGATTCTTATGGTATGaggaaaaaactaccattttgTGTTGGGCTCTTATTGCGCTTGTTAAAAAAGAATCATCGTGTGTTTGTCACTTGTACTACTGGTTTTGATCGGTCACCTGCTTGTGTGGTTGCATATCTGCACTGGATGACAGATACTTCCCTTCATGCAGCTTACAATTTCGTGACCGGGTTGCATTCATGCAGGCCTGACAG ACCAGCAATTGCTTGGGCAACGTGGGATCTTATAGCCATGGTCGAAAAAGGCAAACACGATGGGCCTGCAACCCATGCTGTGACCTTTGTGTGGAATGGGCACGAG GGGGAGGAGGTATTTTTGGTTGGAGATTTTACTGCAAACTGGAAAGAACCAATTAAGGCAGTCCACAAGGGTGGATCAAGATATGAAGTTGAAGTTAGACTTACACAAGGGAA GTACTACTATAAGTTTATTACTAATGGGCAATGGAGGCATTCGACAGCTTCACCAACAGAAAGGGATGAAAGGGCGAATGTTAACAATGTGATTGTGGTTGGTGATATTGCCAGTGTCAGGCCTTCTATCCAACAACAAAAGAAAGTTAGTGCATTCTGTTTTGTACATG GACTCCAATGTTGTAAAGGTGATTGA
- the LOC100252584 gene encoding phosphoglucan phosphatase LSF1, chloroplastic isoform X1, which translates to MALYPLQLSSSRALHQSSFLGPFSASSWGRDFLCFPNATAAVTSSKKAIARVYAMSSDTSSSFKMNLNEYMVTLEKPLGIRFALSADGKVFVHALKKGGNAEKSRIIMVGDTLKKASDSPDGGLVEIKDYGDTQKMLEQKTGSFSLVLERPFSPFPIQQLHLMSDLDILFNRGRVPVATWNKTILASNLQTCSDGGGNSGFVTFSPKFITSQGWKFLMGQNGDVNSKMQRNILSPPISQLVCIFSEEESGDVEWAHGSFPLDEYIKALDRSKGELYYNHSLGMRYSKITEQIYVGSCIQTEADVETLSNAGITAILNFQSGIEAENWGINSRSINESCQKFNILMINYPIREVDSYGMRKKLPFCVGLLLRLLKKNHRVFVTCTTGFDRSPACVVAYLHWMTDTSLHAAYNFVTGLHSCRPDRPAIAWATWDLIAMVEKGKHDGPATHAVTFVWNGHEGEEVFLVGDFTANWKEPIKAVHKGGSRYEVEVRLTQGKYYYKFITNGQWRHSTASPTERDERANVNNVIVVGDIASVRPSIQQQKKDSNVVKVIERQLTENERFMLAKAARCIAFSVCPIRLAPK; encoded by the exons ATGGCTCTTTATCCTCTTCAGCTCTCCAGTTCCAGAGCTCTTCATCAATCTTCATTCCTCGGCCCTTTCTCCGCCTCTTCTTGGGGCAGAGATTTCTTGTGCTTCCCCAATGCAACTGCCGCTGTTACTTCGTCGAAAAAGGCGATTGCTAGGGTTTATGCAATGTCGAGTGACACTTCTTCTTCGTTCAAGATGAATCTGAATGAGTATATGGTCACTCTTGAGAAACCGCTCGGTATTCGGTTCGCTCTCTCCGCGGACGGCAAAGTCTTTGTCCATGCTCTTAAGAAAGGG ggAAATGCAGAGAAGTCGAGAATAATTATGGTAGGGGACACTTTGAAAAAGGCAAGTGACTCGCCTGATggtggccttgttgagatcaaAGACTATGGTGATACACA GAAGATGCTGGAGCAGAAAACAGGATCTTTTAGTCTCGTTCTTGAGAGGCCCTTCTCTCCTTTTCCAATTCAACAACTGCATCTAATGAGTGatcttgatattttatttaatagagGTCGTGTTCCTGTTGCCACTTGGAACAAAACTATATTGGCATCAAATTTGCAAACATGTTCTGACGGTGGTGGGAATTCTGGGTTTGTCACATTTTCACCAAAGTTTATAACTTCCCAAGGATGGAAGTTTCTGATGGGTCAAAATGGGGATGTTAACTCGAAAATGCAGAGAAACATTCTCTCTCCACCCATCAGCCAACTTGTTTGTATTTTTTCAGAGGAAGAGTCTGGAGATGTTGAATGGGCTCATGGGAGCTTTCCACTGGATGAATATATTAAGGCACTGGATCGTTCTAAAGGCGAACTATATTATAATCACTCTCTTGGTATGCGTTACAGTAAG ATTACAGAGCAAATATACGTAGGATCATGCATCCAAACCGAAGCCGATGTGGAAACTTTGTCAAATGCA GGAATCACTGCCATACTGAATTTCCAGAGTGGAATTGAAGCAGAAAATTGGGGAATCAATTCCAGATCAATCAATGAGTCATGCCAAAAATTCAATATCCTTATGATCAACTATCCTATTAG GGAGGTTGATTCTTATGGTATGaggaaaaaactaccattttgTGTTGGGCTCTTATTGCGCTTGTTAAAAAAGAATCATCGTGTGTTTGTCACTTGTACTACTGGTTTTGATCGGTCACCTGCTTGTGTGGTTGCATATCTGCACTGGATGACAGATACTTCCCTTCATGCAGCTTACAATTTCGTGACCGGGTTGCATTCATGCAGGCCTGACAG ACCAGCAATTGCTTGGGCAACGTGGGATCTTATAGCCATGGTCGAAAAAGGCAAACACGATGGGCCTGCAACCCATGCTGTGACCTTTGTGTGGAATGGGCACGAG GGGGAGGAGGTATTTTTGGTTGGAGATTTTACTGCAAACTGGAAAGAACCAATTAAGGCAGTCCACAAGGGTGGATCAAGATATGAAGTTGAAGTTAGACTTACACAAGGGAA GTACTACTATAAGTTTATTACTAATGGGCAATGGAGGCATTCGACAGCTTCACCAACAGAAAGGGATGAAAGGGCGAATGTTAACAATGTGATTGTGGTTGGTGATATTGCCAGTGTCAGGCCTTCTATCCAACAACAAAAGAAA GACTCCAATGTTGTAAAGGTGATTGAGAGGCAGTTGACCGAAAATGAGCGATTTATGCTGGCAAAGGCAGCCCGCTGCATTGCATTTTCTGTCTGTCCGATCAGACTGGCTCCCAAATAG
- the LOC100249137 gene encoding carbonic anhydrase 2 isoform X1, translating into MSTATINSWCLTSLSQAQSPQNKATLRPSISARLNSPASPAPPNLIQNKPVFAAPAPIITPTWREDMGNGSYDEAVEGLRKLLREKANLEPVAAAKIDQITAQLKSSDGSSSPFDPVERMKTGFIYFKKEKYDKNPALHAELAKGQSPKFMVFACSDSRVCPSHVLDFQPGDAFVVRNVANMVPAYDKIRYSGVGSAVEYAVLHLKVEHIVVIGHSSCGGIKGLMSFPFDGTSSTDFIEDWVKIGLPAKSKVVAECGDLPFPEQCAYCEKEAVNVSLGNLLSYPFVREGLVKKTLTLKGGYYDFVKGTFELWGLDFGLSPSFSVKDVATILHWKL; encoded by the exons ATGTCAACTGCTACGATAAACAGTTGGTGTCTCACCTCTCTCTCCCAAGCCCAATCCCCACAAAACAAAGCTACATTACGCCCTTCCATATCCGCCCGCCTTAACTCTCCTGCTTCTCCTGCTCCACCCAACCTCATCCAAAACAAGCCCGTATTTGCTGCTCCTGCTCCTATCATCACTCCCACTTGG AGAGAAGATATGGGAAACGGCTCCTACGACGAGGCTGTGGAAGGTCTCAGGAAGCTTCTCCG TGAGAAGGCAAACCTGGAACCTGTAGCAGCTGCAAAAATTGACCAGATAACAGCCCAATTGAAATCTAGTGATGGTTCATCATCACCATTTGATCCAGTTGAGAGGATGAAAACAggcttcatttattttaaaaaagagaaatatgA tAAGAACCCAGCTTTGCACGCTGAGCTCGCCAAAGGCCAGAGCCCCAAG TTCATGGTGTTCGCATGCTCGGACTCTCGGGTTTGCCCATCACATGTGCTGGACTTCCAACCAGGGGATGCTTTTGTGGTCCGGAACGTTGCCAACATGGTCCCAGCATATGATAAG ATCAGGTACTCTGGAGTTGGGTCTGCCGTTGAATATGCAGTTTTGCATCTGAAG GTGGAGCACATAGTGGTCATTGGTCACAGCAGCTGTGGTGGAATCAAGGGGCTCATGTCATTTCCCTTTGATGGAACAAGCTCTAC TGACTTCATAGAAGACTGGGTGAAAATCGGTTTGCCTGCCAAGTCCAAGGTGGTAGCAGAGTGTGGTGATCTGCCTTTCCCAGAACAATGTGCATATTGTGAAAAG GAGGCAGTGAATGTCTCACTTGGAAACCTGCTAAGTTATCCATTTGTGAGAGAAGGCTTGGTGAAGAAAACTCTAACATTGAAGGGTGGTTACTATGATTTTGTTAAAGGGACTTTTGAGCTGTGGGGGCTTGACTTTGGCCTTTCTCCATCTTTCTCC GTAAAAGATGTGGCCACAATTCTGCATTGGAAGCTCTAG
- the LOC100249137 gene encoding beta carbonic anhydrase 1, chloroplastic isoform X2 — protein sequence MGNGSYDEAVEGLRKLLREKANLEPVAAAKIDQITAQLKSSDGSSSPFDPVERMKTGFIYFKKEKYDKNPALHAELAKGQSPKFMVFACSDSRVCPSHVLDFQPGDAFVVRNVANMVPAYDKIRYSGVGSAVEYAVLHLKVEHIVVIGHSSCGGIKGLMSFPFDGTSSTDFIEDWVKIGLPAKSKVVAECGDLPFPEQCAYCEKEAVNVSLGNLLSYPFVREGLVKKTLTLKGGYYDFVKGTFELWGLDFGLSPSFSVKDVATILHWKL from the exons ATGGGAAACGGCTCCTACGACGAGGCTGTGGAAGGTCTCAGGAAGCTTCTCCG TGAGAAGGCAAACCTGGAACCTGTAGCAGCTGCAAAAATTGACCAGATAACAGCCCAATTGAAATCTAGTGATGGTTCATCATCACCATTTGATCCAGTTGAGAGGATGAAAACAggcttcatttattttaaaaaagagaaatatgA tAAGAACCCAGCTTTGCACGCTGAGCTCGCCAAAGGCCAGAGCCCCAAG TTCATGGTGTTCGCATGCTCGGACTCTCGGGTTTGCCCATCACATGTGCTGGACTTCCAACCAGGGGATGCTTTTGTGGTCCGGAACGTTGCCAACATGGTCCCAGCATATGATAAG ATCAGGTACTCTGGAGTTGGGTCTGCCGTTGAATATGCAGTTTTGCATCTGAAG GTGGAGCACATAGTGGTCATTGGTCACAGCAGCTGTGGTGGAATCAAGGGGCTCATGTCATTTCCCTTTGATGGAACAAGCTCTAC TGACTTCATAGAAGACTGGGTGAAAATCGGTTTGCCTGCCAAGTCCAAGGTGGTAGCAGAGTGTGGTGATCTGCCTTTCCCAGAACAATGTGCATATTGTGAAAAG GAGGCAGTGAATGTCTCACTTGGAAACCTGCTAAGTTATCCATTTGTGAGAGAAGGCTTGGTGAAGAAAACTCTAACATTGAAGGGTGGTTACTATGATTTTGTTAAAGGGACTTTTGAGCTGTGGGGGCTTGACTTTGGCCTTTCTCCATCTTTCTCC GTAAAAGATGTGGCCACAATTCTGCATTGGAAGCTCTAG